A window of the Cicer arietinum cultivar CDC Frontier isolate Library 1 chromosome 6, Cicar.CDCFrontier_v2.0, whole genome shotgun sequence genome harbors these coding sequences:
- the LOC101492670 gene encoding alpha-1,4 glucan phosphorylase L-2 isozyme, chloroplastic/amyloplastic-like isoform X2, translating into MSALHFSTTCMRSNSPLHPHSKSSFTGFSQRNHIWQLFLSTKSNSRKAITKLCLKNVASDKMEELKEPLTEQGTSNEFLPDSVSVASSIKYHYEFTTSFSPAKFEPSKAFFATAESVRDSLIINWNATYEFYERINVKQAYYMSMEYLQGRALLNAIGNLRLSGPYAEALINLGYNLEDVANQEPDAALGNGGLGRLASCFLDSLATLNYPAWGYGLRYKYGLFKQRITKDGQEEVAENWLEMGNPWEVQRNDVTYPVKFYGKVISGPNGSKQWTGGENILAVAYDVPIPGYKTRTTINLRLWSTKVSTEEFDLHAFNTGDHAKAYAAMKNAEKICYILYPGDESIEGKTLRLKQQYTLCSASLQDIIARFEKRSGKTVNWDTLPDKVVVQMNDTHPTLCIPELIRILTDVKGLSWEKAWDITKRAVAYTNHTVLPEALEKWSLALLQDLLPRHVEIIRKIDEEFIHEIISEYGTDDLNLLQEKLRKMRILENFELPDSVVELLNNTRKAVDPVEDIDVNDNDNDIKASDKKDDEEEEDDEKEVTEEEQDGDDGKDAVVENKIEKTFEVDPKLPMMVRMANLCVVGGFSVNGVAEIHSEIVKEEVFNEFYKFWPKKFSNKTNGVTPRRWIRFCNPDLSKIITKWIGTEDWVTDLEKLAILRKFADNDDLQLEWMEAKRRNKIKVASFIKEKTGYVVSPNAMFDVQVKRIHEYKRQLLNIMGIVYRYKQIKQLSAEERKQMFVPRVCIFGGKAFATYVQAKRIVKFITDVGATVNHDPEIGDLLKVVFVPDYNVSVAKMLIPGSELSQHISTAGMEASGTSNMKFAMNGCVQIGTLDGANVEIREEVGEENFFLFGARAQEIAGLRKERAEGKFVPDPWFEEVKAYVRSGVFGTYNYDELMGSLEGNEGYGRADYFLVGKDFPSYLKCQEEVDKAYRDKKKWTRMSILNTAGSYKFSSDRTIHEYARDIWRIEPVVLS; encoded by the exons TTTTTACCAGACTCTGTATCTGTAGCTTCAAGCATCAAATATCATTATGAGTTCACCACATCTTTTTCTCCTGCGAAGTTTGAGCCCAGTAAGGCTTTCTTTGCAACTGCAGAGAGTGTCCGTGATTCCCTCATCATAAACTGGAATGCAACATATGAATTTTATGAGAGGATTAATGTTAAGCAAGCTTATTATATGTCTATGGAGTATCTACAG GGTAGGGCATTGTTAAATGCAATTGGGAATTTACGACTCTCAGGTCCTTATGCTGAGGCTCTCATAAATCTGGGTTACAATTTAGAGGATGTGGCTAATCAG GAGCCAGATGCAGCCCTTGGGAATGGAGGATTAGGTCGGCTTGCTTCTTGCTTTTTAGACTCTTTGGCAACGCTGAATTACCCTGCATGGGGATATGGACTTAGATACAAGTATGGTTTATTTAAACAGCGTATAACAAAAGACGGTCAAGAGGAAGTTGCTGAAAACTGGCTTGAG ATGGGAAATCCCTGGGAAGTTCAGAGAAACGATGTCACTTATCCAGTTAAATTCTATGGAAAAGTTATTTCAGGACCAAATGGAAGTAAACAGTGGACTGGAGGAGAAAATATATTGGCTGTTGCTTATGATGTTCCAATACCTGGATACAAAACTAGAACCACCATAAACTTGCGATTGTGGTCTACTAAAGTTTCAACTGAAGAATTTGATTTGCATGCTTTCAATACTGGGGATCATGCCAAAGCATACGCCGCCATGAAGAATGCAGAGAAG ATCTGTTACATTCTATACCCTGGGGATGAATCAATAGAGGGAAAGACTCTAAGACTAAAGCAACAATATACATTATGCTCAGCCTCTCTGCAGGATATTATTGCGCGCTTTGAAAAGAGATCAGGAAAGACAGTTAATTGGGACACCCTCCCAGATAAAGTGGTGGTGCAAATGAATGATACTCACCCAACACTCTGCATTCCTGAGCTGATTAGGATATTAACAGATGTGAAGGGTTTAAGCTGGGAGAAAGCTTGGGATATTACTAAAAG AGCGGTTGCTTACACAAACCACACAGTTCTACCAGAGGCACTAGAGAAGTGGAGTTTAGCGCTTCTGCAGGATTTGCTTCCTCGACACGTCGAAATTATCAGAAAGATCGATGAGGAG TTTATACATGAAATTATTTCTGAGTATGGAACAGATGATCTTAACTTGCTGCAAGAAAAGCTTAGAAAGATGAGAATACTAGAAAATTTCGAGTTGCCTGATTCAGTGGTTGAGCTGCTTAATAATACTAGAAAAGCTGTTGATCCTGTTGAGGACATTGAtgttaatgataatgataatgatataaAGGCATCAGACAAgaaagatgatgaagaagaagaagatgatgaaaaaGAAGTGACGGAAGAGGAACAAGACGGCGATGATGGTAAAGATGCTGTTGTAGAGAACAAAATAGAAAAGACATTCGAAGTTGATCCAAAACTGCCAATGATGGTTCGCATGGCTAACCTATGTGTTGTTGGTGGATTTTCTGTGAATGGAGTGGCTGAGATTCACAGTGAGATTGTAAAAGAGGAagtttttaatgaattttacaAG TTTTGGCCTAAGAAGTTCAGCAATAAAACAAATGGAGTGACACCTAGAAGATGGATTCGTTTCTGTAATCCCGATCTGAGTAAAATCATAACCAAATGGATTGGAACAGAAGACTGGGTAACAGATCTTGAGAAATTGGCTATACTTCGCAAG TTTGCAGATAATGATGATCTACAATTAGAGTGGATGGAAGCAAAAAGAAGAAACAAGATTAAGGTTGCATCATTTATCAAAGAGAAAACCGGCTATGTTGTCAGTCCAAATGCAATGTTTGATGTACAG GTGAAACGTATCCATGAATACAAGCGGCAGTTACTGAATATCATGGGAATTGTTTATCGCTacaaacaaatcaaacaattgAGTGCTGAGGAAAGAAAACAAATGTTTGTTCCTCGGGTTTGTATTTTTGGTGGGAAAGCATTTGCGACATATGTTCAAGCCAAGAGGATTGTAAAGTTCATCACAGATGTAGGAGCTACAGTTAATCATGATCCAGAGATTGGAGATCTTTTGAAG GTTGTATTTGTTCCTGATTACAATGTCAGTGTTGCTAAAATGCTAATTCCTGGAAGTGAGTTGTCCCAGCACATCAg CACAGCTGGTATGGAGGCCAGTGGAACAAGCAACATGAAATTTGCAATGAATGGATGTGTACAAATTGGAACTCTTGATGGGGCTAACGTTGAAATAAGAGAAGAAGTTGGAGAAGAAAACTTCTTTCTTTTTGGTGCACGGGCTCAAGAAATTGCAGGGCTAAGGAAAGAAAGAGCAGAGGGAAAG TTTGTACCAGACCCATGGTTTGAAGAAGTGAAGGCATATGTTAGAAGTGGTGTTTTTGGCACCTACAACTATGACGAGTTGATGGGATCTTTAGAAGGGAATGAAGGCTATGGTCGTGCTGATTATTTCCTTGTTGGCAAGGACTTCCCTAGCTACTTGAAGTGTCAAGAAGAAGTTGATAAGGCATATCGTGATAAAAAA AAATGGACAAGAATGTCAATCTTGAACACTGCCGGTTCGTATAAATTCAGCAGTGACAGGACTATTCATGAATATGCTAGAGATATATGGAGAATTGAGCCAGTTGTATTATCTTGA
- the LOC101492670 gene encoding alpha-1,4 glucan phosphorylase L-2 isozyme, chloroplastic/amyloplastic-like isoform X1, translating into MSALHFSTTCMRSNSPLHPHSKSSFTGFSQRNHIWQLFLSTKSNSRKAITKLCLKNVASDKMEELKEPLTEQGTSNEFLPDSVSVASSIKYHYEFTTSFSPAKFEPSKAFFATAESVRDSLIINWNATYEFYERINVKQAYYMSMEYLQGRALLNAIGNLRLSGPYAEALINLGYNLEDVANQDQEKLQKNNKAFRNDSCMDILQIINQSLFKSKLTYNLQEPDAALGNGGLGRLASCFLDSLATLNYPAWGYGLRYKYGLFKQRITKDGQEEVAENWLEMGNPWEVQRNDVTYPVKFYGKVISGPNGSKQWTGGENILAVAYDVPIPGYKTRTTINLRLWSTKVSTEEFDLHAFNTGDHAKAYAAMKNAEKICYILYPGDESIEGKTLRLKQQYTLCSASLQDIIARFEKRSGKTVNWDTLPDKVVVQMNDTHPTLCIPELIRILTDVKGLSWEKAWDITKRAVAYTNHTVLPEALEKWSLALLQDLLPRHVEIIRKIDEEFIHEIISEYGTDDLNLLQEKLRKMRILENFELPDSVVELLNNTRKAVDPVEDIDVNDNDNDIKASDKKDDEEEEDDEKEVTEEEQDGDDGKDAVVENKIEKTFEVDPKLPMMVRMANLCVVGGFSVNGVAEIHSEIVKEEVFNEFYKFWPKKFSNKTNGVTPRRWIRFCNPDLSKIITKWIGTEDWVTDLEKLAILRKFADNDDLQLEWMEAKRRNKIKVASFIKEKTGYVVSPNAMFDVQVKRIHEYKRQLLNIMGIVYRYKQIKQLSAEERKQMFVPRVCIFGGKAFATYVQAKRIVKFITDVGATVNHDPEIGDLLKVVFVPDYNVSVAKMLIPGSELSQHISTAGMEASGTSNMKFAMNGCVQIGTLDGANVEIREEVGEENFFLFGARAQEIAGLRKERAEGKFVPDPWFEEVKAYVRSGVFGTYNYDELMGSLEGNEGYGRADYFLVGKDFPSYLKCQEEVDKAYRDKKKWTRMSILNTAGSYKFSSDRTIHEYARDIWRIEPVVLS; encoded by the exons TTTTTACCAGACTCTGTATCTGTAGCTTCAAGCATCAAATATCATTATGAGTTCACCACATCTTTTTCTCCTGCGAAGTTTGAGCCCAGTAAGGCTTTCTTTGCAACTGCAGAGAGTGTCCGTGATTCCCTCATCATAAACTGGAATGCAACATATGAATTTTATGAGAGGATTAATGTTAAGCAAGCTTATTATATGTCTATGGAGTATCTACAG GGTAGGGCATTGTTAAATGCAATTGGGAATTTACGACTCTCAGGTCCTTATGCTGAGGCTCTCATAAATCTGGGTTACAATTTAGAGGATGTGGCTAATCAG GACCAAGAAAAACTACAGAAGAACAACAAAGCCTTCAGGAATGATAGTTGTATGGATATACTGCAAATAATTAATCAGAGCTTATTTAAAAGCAAGCTCACATACAATCTACAGGAGCCAGATGCAGCCCTTGGGAATGGAGGATTAGGTCGGCTTGCTTCTTGCTTTTTAGACTCTTTGGCAACGCTGAATTACCCTGCATGGGGATATGGACTTAGATACAAGTATGGTTTATTTAAACAGCGTATAACAAAAGACGGTCAAGAGGAAGTTGCTGAAAACTGGCTTGAG ATGGGAAATCCCTGGGAAGTTCAGAGAAACGATGTCACTTATCCAGTTAAATTCTATGGAAAAGTTATTTCAGGACCAAATGGAAGTAAACAGTGGACTGGAGGAGAAAATATATTGGCTGTTGCTTATGATGTTCCAATACCTGGATACAAAACTAGAACCACCATAAACTTGCGATTGTGGTCTACTAAAGTTTCAACTGAAGAATTTGATTTGCATGCTTTCAATACTGGGGATCATGCCAAAGCATACGCCGCCATGAAGAATGCAGAGAAG ATCTGTTACATTCTATACCCTGGGGATGAATCAATAGAGGGAAAGACTCTAAGACTAAAGCAACAATATACATTATGCTCAGCCTCTCTGCAGGATATTATTGCGCGCTTTGAAAAGAGATCAGGAAAGACAGTTAATTGGGACACCCTCCCAGATAAAGTGGTGGTGCAAATGAATGATACTCACCCAACACTCTGCATTCCTGAGCTGATTAGGATATTAACAGATGTGAAGGGTTTAAGCTGGGAGAAAGCTTGGGATATTACTAAAAG AGCGGTTGCTTACACAAACCACACAGTTCTACCAGAGGCACTAGAGAAGTGGAGTTTAGCGCTTCTGCAGGATTTGCTTCCTCGACACGTCGAAATTATCAGAAAGATCGATGAGGAG TTTATACATGAAATTATTTCTGAGTATGGAACAGATGATCTTAACTTGCTGCAAGAAAAGCTTAGAAAGATGAGAATACTAGAAAATTTCGAGTTGCCTGATTCAGTGGTTGAGCTGCTTAATAATACTAGAAAAGCTGTTGATCCTGTTGAGGACATTGAtgttaatgataatgataatgatataaAGGCATCAGACAAgaaagatgatgaagaagaagaagatgatgaaaaaGAAGTGACGGAAGAGGAACAAGACGGCGATGATGGTAAAGATGCTGTTGTAGAGAACAAAATAGAAAAGACATTCGAAGTTGATCCAAAACTGCCAATGATGGTTCGCATGGCTAACCTATGTGTTGTTGGTGGATTTTCTGTGAATGGAGTGGCTGAGATTCACAGTGAGATTGTAAAAGAGGAagtttttaatgaattttacaAG TTTTGGCCTAAGAAGTTCAGCAATAAAACAAATGGAGTGACACCTAGAAGATGGATTCGTTTCTGTAATCCCGATCTGAGTAAAATCATAACCAAATGGATTGGAACAGAAGACTGGGTAACAGATCTTGAGAAATTGGCTATACTTCGCAAG TTTGCAGATAATGATGATCTACAATTAGAGTGGATGGAAGCAAAAAGAAGAAACAAGATTAAGGTTGCATCATTTATCAAAGAGAAAACCGGCTATGTTGTCAGTCCAAATGCAATGTTTGATGTACAG GTGAAACGTATCCATGAATACAAGCGGCAGTTACTGAATATCATGGGAATTGTTTATCGCTacaaacaaatcaaacaattgAGTGCTGAGGAAAGAAAACAAATGTTTGTTCCTCGGGTTTGTATTTTTGGTGGGAAAGCATTTGCGACATATGTTCAAGCCAAGAGGATTGTAAAGTTCATCACAGATGTAGGAGCTACAGTTAATCATGATCCAGAGATTGGAGATCTTTTGAAG GTTGTATTTGTTCCTGATTACAATGTCAGTGTTGCTAAAATGCTAATTCCTGGAAGTGAGTTGTCCCAGCACATCAg CACAGCTGGTATGGAGGCCAGTGGAACAAGCAACATGAAATTTGCAATGAATGGATGTGTACAAATTGGAACTCTTGATGGGGCTAACGTTGAAATAAGAGAAGAAGTTGGAGAAGAAAACTTCTTTCTTTTTGGTGCACGGGCTCAAGAAATTGCAGGGCTAAGGAAAGAAAGAGCAGAGGGAAAG TTTGTACCAGACCCATGGTTTGAAGAAGTGAAGGCATATGTTAGAAGTGGTGTTTTTGGCACCTACAACTATGACGAGTTGATGGGATCTTTAGAAGGGAATGAAGGCTATGGTCGTGCTGATTATTTCCTTGTTGGCAAGGACTTCCCTAGCTACTTGAAGTGTCAAGAAGAAGTTGATAAGGCATATCGTGATAAAAAA AAATGGACAAGAATGTCAATCTTGAACACTGCCGGTTCGTATAAATTCAGCAGTGACAGGACTATTCATGAATATGCTAGAGATATATGGAGAATTGAGCCAGTTGTATTATCTTGA